The nucleotide sequence TCAGTTGCAGTCTTGCTCTCCCTACCTGTCTTTCCCAGTCTCTCTCTTGAAGGCGATATCGCAGAGCCTCATCTGTTCCTCTGTCAGGGTGTAGATCTTGGCGGCGGGGAAGTGATTGTGGACAGTGCGGAGCATGTTGTAGATGATACCCTTGCCGTCGCGCCGCATGTTACGCTGTGGGCCCCAGAAGACGTGGAAGGAGCTGTTGAGGCCGGAGAGGAAAGCTCGTTGACGGAGCAGCAGCGGGGTGCTGGTGTGGGACACCACTCGCACCGTGGTCTTGCTGCCCACGTCAGACTCAAACCCCTCCGTTGGAGCGTTGTTCATCCTCCACACACATTCCGACTGGTCGATCTCAGCTCCCAGCTTCATGCCCAACATCTGCCCAGAACTGGAGATGATGCTGCACTGTTGACAGGCGAGGTCCAGTGgctggagacagagagagaacatatagagtcgtagagtgatagtctcccgacatgtcccatctactctagtaccacctacccacgtttggtccataaccctccaaacctgtcctatccatgtacctgtctgaagtctaagactttgcctccatcacagtgaggatgtgcttggtgaactcactgtggtggatgtttaatttgtgtttattgtatgttttgtttttattggttctgtgtatgactgcaggcaacataatttcgttcagaccgaaaggtctgaatgacaataaaggaatctaatctaatctaaaaagtcttgacccgaaacgtcacccattccttctctccagagatgctgcctgtcccgctgagttactccagcattttgtgtctatctttgatttaaaccagcatctgcagttgtttcctacactatcccatgtacctgtctaaccgtttcttaaatgttgggatagtccctgcttcaactacctcctccagcagcttgttccatacacccaccatccttgtgtgaaaaagtcacccctcagattcctattaaatcttttccccttcaacataAACGGATGGGGTACCATCCCAGGGGGCAATTCTGCCTTCCCAGGGGGCTaatgtgttgattctggatttgtacatatttgttctcattgactgactgtgtttggttctgttcatcatttgttgttcataaataagtgaaataacattgttatgtgctattaatttTGCCAGAAGTAAatgggacaaaaaaggttgggaaccccagagctagtgtaactcagcggggcagacaggatatttggagagaagaaatgggtgatgtttcgtgttggagacccttcttcagacctgctcgGCTAGCTATCAACAGCAGCCTCGTTCATAGTGTGGACAGCACAGAAACGAGCTCTTCGGTCCAACTCCaccctgccgaccaagatgtcccatctaagctaatcccatctgcctgcgtttggcccatatcactcgaaGCCACGCACCTGTCCAAGGTGATTCACGGACTCACCTGCTGTTCCGGGAGGCTGACGTAGCCTCGTAGCAACTTGCTGTTCTGACCAAAAGCACCGAAGAAATGGCTCAGGCCGCCAATGGCCGGTTTGCCAGCCAGCTGCGAGAGCATGACGGGATATGGAGACAGGTGGATGTAGTGGACCACAGCAACAAGGAACGACACACCTCCGATCACACCCATCGCCAGGAGAACATTCCGCTGGGAGAAACAAAATTAGTTTgatgtgcatgaaggaactgcagatgctgcttcaaaccgaagatagacacaacatgctggagtaactcagaagatagacacagaaagctggagtattgagggagtgccgcactatcagaggggcagtactgaggtatGCTATCACCAGGGGAGTGGTCCTGGTATGGGCTGCACCGTCAAGGGATTGCTATTCCTATCAGAGGACAATGCTGAGGGAGTGTTACTCTATAGGGGGGCATTTCTGGGGGGACGTGACTGTTGGTGATGACACATGGCTGTGTGCGGTCCGTCGGGTCTAGGAAAAGGGGCCGTGCCACAGAGAACTTAGAGAGACCTAGTGGGGTCGGGACCGTGGAGAGCTAAGAGGGACCTTGTCGGTGTGtgcggggggaggtgaggggggggggagcggaagAAAGGGTGTCGCCAAGAACGAGGAGGGACTAATGTGACTCTTGTAACTCgactacttttgtaactttgttggcgtcAGAAACTTGGCAACTCTTTTgtgcattgtatgcaaaacaaagaatttcactatacctAAGTACCGGTGGCAGAAAAGTACCGTTGAATCATCATTGAAttgaatgataataataataatgatggatgggatttatatagcgcctttctaatactcaaggcgctttacatcgcattattcattcactcctcagtcacactcggtggtggtaagctatttctgtagccacagctgccctggggcagactgacggaagcgtggctgccaatctgcgcctacggcccctccgaccaccaccaatcactcacacacattcacacacaggcaaaggtgggtgaagtgtcttgcccaaggacacaacgacagtatgcactccaagcgggattcgaaccggctaccttccggttgccagccgaacacttagcccattgtgccatctgtcgtcccgatagcACAAATActtggggccgagtggcctgttcttGTCCTATGGCCTTGCTCTGTACAGTACAATTGTGAGTACAGGTGATGACCGATTAAAAGGCGTAGCTTTACAGATATAAGAACATTTCTGAAAAAATGTAGAAGACCAGTAGCAGACCTCCTGAACcgtgcatgaaggaactgcagatgctggtttaaatcaaagatcaacacaaaaaatctgaagtaactcggcgggtcagacagaatctctggagaaaaggaataggtgacatttcgggtcgagatccttcatttTCGCCTGGTTTTGTGATATAAACGCACTGATAACAGAGAGCTTTTGATTCCATGCAGCAACAACGCTCATCACTCATAGTCAGGAACTCCTGATAGCAGGAACACTATTAAACAGATTTTGACGCAAAGATCGGCAAGAAGATTTTAACAGAGAGAattgaagagggagagagggagagaattggagagggggagagaattggagagggggagagaatggttGAGGGGGGTCGATTTTGACAGCTGCTGGACGTGATGAATAATAGTACTGCCACCAGTGGTGGATCAAGTAAATTCAGGGATGAGCAAGAGGCCACAAACACACCAGCCAAGGGAAGGCAGTGGGTTACGGAGCTGCAGCAGATTTCAGAGGCAGGGAGAAGCAAGACAATGGAAGGATTTGGAAACAAGGATGAACATTTTAAAACCAGGATACAGTGCAAGTCAGGAGTGAAAGGGGATCAGGACTTGGTGTGTATGAAGGCATGTTTGCTATTGCACATAAACTAATCATTTTCTTTATTAGTAGCTACCGTTTTCTTCTCATCCTTGGCTTCAGCGGGTTGACAGACATAACTGGAATGATGGGCAGGAAGCCGGCAGCTTGACAAATAGCACCATGCTTTAAATGTAGTGGATGCAACGGCAGCACAGAGATACATGCAAATCATCCTTGCCTGCCCCGTTGCCCTGTCTCTGATTCCAGCTGAATATAGAAAAGggagagaaggaaaaaaaatgcatttacCTTCCTCTGAGGACAGACCATCCTCACTCCACTGACAGAGCTTTGTGCAAAGAGCAGAGGGGATGCGCTTGTGATTATAAAAACTAGCCCTCGCCGACACACACAGGGCCAGCTATGTACTCAAAGCACCGTTCTCGCTGGTGAAACCATGTCTGatcttatctctccctcccttctctctctctctctctctttccctcccacaGCTCACTTTCCCACCTCCCCCATGTCATGTGACTGGGAAGAGGCCAGTTTCAGTTCCATTAGCTGCAGGCACCAGTCTGAATTGCAGTTGATGATTTCTAactgtgcacacacacactggcttacacacacaggcacgcacataCATGTACAGTGGCACACaggcatacacacacgcacaggcatgcacagtgacacacacaggcacgcacacacacaggcacgcacacgcACAGGCACGCACATACATGTACAGTGGCACACaggcatacacacatgcacagggGCACACAGgaacacacatgcacaaacacacacaggcagacacacacaggcaggcacacgcacacacacaggcaggtacacacacacacagtggcacacagggacacacatgcacaaacacacacaggcagacacacacgcaggcacgcacacacacggacaggcgcacacgcacacacacggtcagaggcacacagggacacaccctagtgatttagagagatatagatgcCTCATAACTTTGTAATACCTCTATCAAATCACCCCTCCGTCTCCTTTGCCCCAGAGATGACAAGCCTATCCAAACTCTACCCATTAGATCTCCAATCCAGGAAACATCTGGTTGGTctcctctgcattctctccaatGCAACCACATCCATTTTCTAGCATGGAAAAGAAATGCACATCATATTAATCAGTGTGTGTAAAGttgtcagcgtgtcaggcagcattagaacaggaataggtgacattccaggttgagaccattcttcagtctgaacacgATGGGGACCTCGGTATGTTAAGAAAGAATAGGCATAATCGTGGAAATAAAACTGTTTCAGATAAAATTCCTGAGAGGATATTAGAAGTGATTtctgaggcagcatccctggagaacatgaaattattggcatttcaggtcaggacccttcttctaaaTGATGTTGTGTCATTGACCCTTTAAAATGTTATCCCACAGGCTGAGCATAGCccgcattttctgcttttgctATCAAGCAGCATATACTTACCATTAACCTGCTTTCATGTGCCAAATGTGGCTTTTGGCAGGAACAATGCGTTCCAGATCTTAATGCAGCCTTGgatcaaagggtctcgacccgaaacgtcccccattcctttactccaaagatgatgtctgtcccgctgagttactccagtattttgtgtctagccttggaTCAAACATGGATGAAAGAGCCGAGTTCAAGAGACGAGGCGAGAAAGGCAACACTTGACACAAGACAACATTTAACAGCCGAGAGCGAAAAATCAAACGACCAAACACATCAGAAGTGTTGGAGTCATATCTTGCACAGGGGAAGATAATGTGGTTGTTGGTAGTCAATCATCCCTGTCTTTGGATATTACTGTAGGCGATCCAAGAGCAGAGTCTGAACCTATCCACCTTCATCTTCTTCATCAATGGATATGCAAAATCATATTTCTCCTAAAATTAAAGAGGAACATACTTAATAGAACATAAAAATTAAAGAGGAACatacttataataataataataaattttatttaatgggcgcctttcatacatctcaaggacaccttacatagtaacatacttaatagaacatagaatacaacagaggaacaggtccttcaatgCCCAATATCTGTACCCAACATGAtaacaagaccaactcttatctgtctgcacataatccatatccttccattccctgcttatccaaaATTCTCTTAAAAATGacaattccatctgcctccaccaatttcagcaaagcattccaggcactcgccacacgctgtattaaaaaaaacatgccctgccctgcacatttcctttgcccatctcgccttaaagctatgtcatctaaactaaatctaatatttgtagaaacaaggaactgctgttcaggttaatacacaaaaggaaacaaagtgctggagtaactcaggcagcatcttcaaagaacatgaatagatgatgtttcaagttAGTATTTCACCATCTTATCTCATATCTTATATGGCTGAGTATGAAATTCTGCTGATAATGATCCGGTGATGTGTATTGAGGTCCCATCATGTTATTAATTGCACATTGTTATTATATCTTCTTCCACTTAAAGATAACTTGGATAATAATCAAAATTAAAAACATGTCTGTGTAGGTTGTGCAAAATATAAGCTAACCCTGTTAAATGTAATCACTGCTAATATCCTGCCAACCTCCAATATCCTCTCCAAGGATTATATCTGAAACTTTTATTGCTACAACTATACCTATTCTCCCTTAAAACGTCGAGGCTCCCATCACTTTCAGActaaagggtctcgtcccgaaatgtcatctagccacgttctccatcgatgctgccagacctgctgatttactccagcaccttgtatccaTTTAGTATTTGCTTTTTCCATCCAAGGGAGAAAAAAAGGTTGActgtgtctatcctatctatgcctcttttaTTTAAAACCccccatatatatataaataaataaacagataaatatatatctatatagatatgtatctctatctatctatatctatccatctctctctatctatccatctctctctatctattcatctctctctatctatccatctctctctatctatccatctctctatctatccatctctctctctatctatctctctctatccatctctctctatatctatccatctctctctatctatctatctatctatctatccatctctctACTACCATCACCATCTCGCTATCATCTCTCTATCACATCTCTCTCGTATCAGTCTACTACcatccttctctctctcatccactctctagctAACAATCTCTCatcgatctatctatccatctctctctatccatctctctctatctatccatctctatctatctatccatctctatctatctatctctatctatctatccatctctctctatccatctctatctatctatccatctctatctatctatccatctctatctatccatctctatctatctatctatctatctatctatctatctatctatctatctatctatctatctatctatctgtctatctatctgtctatctatctg is from Amblyraja radiata isolate CabotCenter1 chromosome 35, sAmbRad1.1.pri, whole genome shotgun sequence and encodes:
- the LOC116966130 gene encoding alpha-N-acetylgalactosaminide alpha-2,6-sialyltransferase 3-like isoform X1 yields the protein MICMYLCAAVASTTFKAWCYLSSCRLPAHHSSYVCQPAEAKDEKKTRNVLLAMGVIGGVSFLVAVVHYIHLSPYPVMLSQLAGKPAIGGLSHFFGAFGQNSKLLRGYVSLPEQQPLDLACQQCSIISSSGQMLGMKLGAEIDQSECVWRMNNAPTEGFESDVGSKTTVRVVSHTSTPLLLRQRAFLSGLNSSFHVFWGPQRNMRRDGKGIIYNMLRTVHNHFPAAKIYTLTEEQMRLCDIAFKRETGKDRVLSGSYLSTGWFTFILAMEACSSIHVYGMINDTYCRTEGHRNVPYHYYEPGSQEECREYYMHENARYGGHRFITEKTVFAKWAKERNIKFSNPAWRVS
- the LOC116966130 gene encoding alpha-N-acetylgalactosaminide alpha-2,6-sialyltransferase 3-like isoform X3, encoding MGVIGGVSFLVAVVHYIHLSPYPVMLSQLAGKPAIGGLSHFFGAFGQNSKLLRGYVSLPEQQPLDLACQQCSIISSSGQMLGMKLGAEIDQSECVWRMNNAPTEGFESDVGSKTTVRVVSHTSTPLLLRQRAFLSGLNSSFHVFWGPQRNMRRDGKGIIYNMLRTVHNHFPAAKIYTLTEEQMRLCDIAFKRETGKDRVLSGSYLSTGWFTFILAMEACSSIHVYGMINDTYCRTEGHRNVPYHYYEPGSQEECREYYMHENARYGGHRFITEKTVFAKWAKERNIKFSNPAWRVS
- the LOC116966130 gene encoding alpha-N-acetylgalactosaminide alpha-2,6-sialyltransferase 3-like isoform X2; this translates as MVCPQRKRNVLLAMGVIGGVSFLVAVVHYIHLSPYPVMLSQLAGKPAIGGLSHFFGAFGQNSKLLRGYVSLPEQQPLDLACQQCSIISSSGQMLGMKLGAEIDQSECVWRMNNAPTEGFESDVGSKTTVRVVSHTSTPLLLRQRAFLSGLNSSFHVFWGPQRNMRRDGKGIIYNMLRTVHNHFPAAKIYTLTEEQMRLCDIAFKRETGKDRVLSGSYLSTGWFTFILAMEACSSIHVYGMINDTYCRTEGHRNVPYHYYEPGSQEECREYYMHENARYGGHRFITEKTVFAKWAKERNIKFSNPAWRVS